In Methanocaldococcus lauensis, a single genomic region encodes these proteins:
- a CDS encoding CBS domain-containing protein: MIDVPVEIAMSEPLFVNGQLSVYNAMKKMINTGKKYCIVLDEENNYIGVVTISDIIKHTVLEKKSPESTKIKEIATEIIITLSPNAPIEKALDLMKKYKVSKIPITKNGKIIGIITENELIGVLPYLIDPLKELVNFLINEINKELQNSENKNKTEINYRKEITTAVKRNKV, from the coding sequence ATGATAGATGTTCCTGTTGAAATAGCAATGTCAGAGCCACTATTTGTTAATGGTCAATTATCGGTATATAATGCAATGAAAAAAATGATAAATACTGGAAAAAAATATTGTATTGTTCTTGATGAAGAGAATAATTATATTGGGGTTGTTACTATATCCGATATTATTAAACATACTGTTTTAGAAAAAAAATCTCCAGAATCCACTAAGATTAAGGAAATTGCTACAGAAATTATCATAACTCTTTCACCAAATGCACCAATTGAAAAAGCATTAGACTTAATGAAAAAATATAAAGTATCAAAAATACCTATAACAAAAAATGGAAAAATCATTGGTATTATTACTGAGAATGAACTTATTGGTGTTTTACCTTACTTAATAGACCCTTTAAAAGAACTTGTAAATTTTTTAATTAATGAAATTAACAAAGAATTACAAAATTCAGAAAATAAAAATAAAACTGAAATTAATTATAGAAAG